In Orcinus orca chromosome 15, mOrcOrc1.1, whole genome shotgun sequence, the DNA window GTGATGTTGCTTTAAAATCACTCATCTCGTAAGAGTAAAATCTCAGATACAACAAAGTCTTTAAATAGGTTTGGCATTTTAACTACTACTAAAAACAAAGCTTTTTGACCAGTCTGCCGGGAGCCTACCTCGATGGTCACCTGAAATATAGATGTCACTGGAAGCACcgtttttaattttgtaagtaATTATCTTACCTGGCTCCGTCAAACCTTGTTTAGGTGCTACTTCTCATTCTGGTTCGATTTCTGGTTCATTAAGACCTGGAACAGGAGGTTGGGGGCCACTAGATGATCTTACGGACGCACCTGAGCGCACTACTTGTGCGGCTTCCCCTGAGAGCGCGGGTTTGACCTCCGTCTCCTGGGACGCACGGTTTTCCCATGAGTCCTCCTGCCCAGCACTGCCAGGGGCGAGCGCAAAGATGTCCACTTCAATGTGCACAGATATTTCAGAGCTCACTGTTGTGGCAGAGCCGTCTGCCTCCACATGTACTGAGGAGTCATATTTTGCACTCTCCAACTGCACAAAGTTTGCAGAACCCACAGATTTTTCAGACCCGTGTGAGGCTGTCTCGCCTACTACAAGTATGGGACTAAGGGGTGGTGACTGCTCATTTCCTTTAAGACAAGCAACATGATCAGAAAAGGGGATAACCGTTTGTTCCAGTATTTGCTCAACATTAGTAGCTCCTTCGATCACAGGCTCATCTTTATCGATAGATGCTATGTGCGTGGTGGATGTCACCTCAATAGCAGCCTGCAAAGGGACCTGAGGAGCTTGACTGTAAGCAGGAGGTTCTTGTTCATCCTGCAAGGGGAATGAGGAAGCCATTGGTGGTTCAGCCTTATGGTGTTTAGGTTTAGGACCCAAATCTACATGGACAGATGTCTCGCTCAGAACCTGCACTGCTGCCATCTCTCCAGAATGCACAGGAGTGGCCACCACATCATCTTCAGCAGCCTCTGAGCTCAGCATCTCCTCGGGAAAAACGGGCATACTTGTTGCCACGTCCACCACTAAAATTTCAGAGTGATCCGAATGAACCGGAGAAACATTACCTAACATCTGAACAGCAAACTGAGCTGGGTCAGCAGGGACATAGGCCAGCTCGGGTGAGACAGCTGCTGGCGACGGCGGTGAGGCCGGGGTGGCATTCTCAGGGGCGGTCGGTTTCGAAGGAGCACGAGCTGCTTCAGGGGCGCCCTCAGGCTCTGAGAACAGCTCAGCATGAACCGACGGGAACTGCGTGGTTTTGTTGCTAAACTGCGGTGCAGTTATGTTGTCCTCCTCTGTGTCCGTAGATTTTTCCATCCGTTTAGGTTCTTGGGAAACTGTAGATGTTCTTTCTGGCTCTTTCACACATTCTGGTTTCTTCTCTTGTGCCATTCCTTCTGACCACTTCTCCCCTAAAAAAATGAGTTAGATGGGTTAATAAGTACTTATTCCCCAAAAAAGGAATTATGAAGAAAGCATAGGTTGAGCATTCAAATGTCAATATATACGCAAGTACAAAAGAGTTTTGCTTTAGTTTCCAACATCGGTAACTTCACTGTGGGCAACAAAACCTTCCTGTCCTTATCCACTCAAAAGACAACTCGGTTCAGTTCCTTAGAAATAAGTGACTCTAACACTCAGATACCACCTTCAGCTGGTCAGCGTCAGGGGAAAGATCATAACTGCCTAAAAGTAAGCTGAAAACGTCCATGGACAAAGCTCCTGATCCAGACTTCCACACAaaactggggaaagaaaaaaacacttcatAGCTTAGTAATGAAACAAATGCTGTCATATGATTAAAGGCATTCTTCAGTTTAAGAAAATTGGTATATAAAGTTCAACTTAATGAATTGGAAAACTAGGGGACTATAGAATACGTTTACATTAGGAAACGTCATGTTTTCTATTCTAAAAGTGGTAGCACCTGCTGGTAAGGTGTGATAATGCAGCCGAAGTACTGACCCAGAAGAGCAGCAGATAGACAGCTCTGGTTCCAGAAGTAGGGCTCAGTGGATCCTCaggcaggaggaaaaaaaccaTGGCTTAGAAGGTCAAGACAACTGATGACACACAGAAACCCCTAGAGCTAGAAAACTGCTGTAACATCATCTTCTGCACTCAGCGTTCTGCTTGTCACTCACACGTCTAACCTCATCAGACGTTTTCACATCTGCTTACTTTACTGAGGATTCTCTCTCTGGGGAAGCATTTACCTAATATCATGAGATCTGCAGGAAGAGGAGAATTTGCCTTACAAGAACATACTTGCTTCAAGTCAAAACTTTGGAAACGTGTCTTCATGGGTCCAGCTCTTTTCCAAAGAACAGTGTCCTCCAGGGTCTCCTCCTACATTAGCGGCTGATTTTCTGTAAACTCGGATCAGGTGTCTAATTCTGGACGTGGATACCACACAAACGCTCACATGCTAAGAAAAgtttcataaagacagaaaagcCACATCTACTCTTACCTCCCTCTGCTTCTAGAACAATGACCTCATTTTCTAACCAGCCACCTCCTCAGGACTTCCCCACCCATTTCCAGTCAAAGCCCTTTACCCACTAATACACTTGACTGTTTGTGCTGTGTGTAAAATACTGTACACTAGGCATTGTTGAGGATGGAAAAATTATTAGGACAAGACCTCATAAAGCTTAGGggaaataagatatacagatattACAGGTTAAAAGTGTAAGTACTTAACAAGGGTACCATTTAAGACCTATGGAAGCTCAGAGGAGGAAAAGATATCCTCCGGCTGGAGGAATAAGggaaattttgtttaaataagcCTGGCCTTACGCTTAAGATAAAGCTGCACAAACTGTCTGCCCATCACAATGAGGAAAAGCCAGATAAATGTCAAAATGATCACTATGAGCCCATCAGAGAGCAGAGTCACAAGGCAGTCAAGTGATCTGATTTCCAAAGAGTAACCAGCCCTTCCAAGGAGAGAAGGGCCACAGAACTCCCTCATCTGTGGCAGGGCCTGGAAACGTCACCACCATACCAGCTGGTAAGGTATCAGCCAAAATCTTAATGAACTGATGAAGGCCAAATGTGGGCTAAGATGTCTGGAATAGTCTGGGACTCCAGACGCAAGAAGTTCACACTCACAGGCACTTTTGTGGAAGATGGAAGCAGGGTAGAAGGCCAGAGGGGAATCCTATATCAACAGCAAACAGAGGGCTCCTTCCTACCcctggggcagaggcaggaaaCACTAGCTCAAGACTGGCCACAGATACGAGGCAGAGATTGCCGCGGACAACTGACAGGAACACTGAGAAAGCCCCATCCTCAATGCCTGGTGCAAAGACCACCTAGGTCAGAGAATCCCTGCCCCGAGAGCCCAGGACCAGCAACGAGGAACAGCAGCTGCccctggagggaggggcaagagtGTGGGGAGAGATGCCCTCAGTGGGGCCGGCTGGCGGGGAAGGCCGAGGGCAAGGTCAGGCAGCCCACCGCTAAAGGCATTTGAGGCCCGTGGAACAGTGAAGGTAGGAGAGCCACCACGAAGCCCAAGCCCAACTTCTCACTAGACTCACCTAGACACCTACACAGCAGTTCAAGGCCTCTACAACACTCTTTTCCCCCACAAGGACCTAAATTCCCCAAGTAATGATTTATTTCCCCTGAGAGTTTTCAAGAACCCAACCAATTTAGGGACTAGATCACTGCAATCCCTAGATTGCCTGCATGGGACTCGTGATACATCACTTACACGACAGGAATTCAGCTTCTGTGGAAAGGGCCACTTGCCCTTTTCAAAGTATCTCACAGGCTTGTCGTACCTGGAATCATATCTAGGAGCTTAATCTTTAGGTTTAGTATTTTTGCCTCTAGAAGTCCCCTATTAAATAGGGGAACTAGAAGTCCCCTATTAAATAGGGGAACTGGAAAGGTAAAGCATTATATAATTATGAATCATAACTCATCAGAGAATTTATGATATTGCTTCCTTCCCCACAACTTTTTCATAGTAAAAAGGTGTATGAGAAGATCTGGGTTCAGTCCTGACTGTGGTTGAATAGATGCATGGCCAAGTCAACGGTTCTGAGCTTCAACCTCCTGGTGTGCAAAATGGGGATTTTAATTCTGACCTCACTGAGGTTTTGTAGAGATTAAATGGAGTCATTCACCTAAAAGTGTTCTATAAACTGTAAACCACatataaatggggaaagaataaatCAACACCTAGTTTAAAAAGTTTTGGAATGTgatatcaaattaaaaattataagccTCATCTTTAAATCAGCTTTGATGAAAATTGGCAATTTCATAATCTGGATGATAAAATGCAGGgtgttttttcccatttataatatatgtatttgtatatatacatacatacatatatgtcatatatactatttttaataGATATATTTCATCACTGTAACATTAAATTGAGATCAAATACCTTAAGCTTTAACAgtgtttttgaaaatgtaaagcaCTAGATGAACCATTTGGTTCTGTTTAGAATACATGACAGAATGTTAGCAAACATACACAAACAAGTTATCACATACATAATTATATTGCATTCCTGTTGATATCTATTATTACAAAAGGTAAAGAGCTTTTCTCTAATGTTTTAAGGTCTGTTTAACAGTTCCAAAGATTGCTGACTTGTAACACTGAGATGATGTTTGTGTAGAAAACTATTAAAGTTGTAAACTAGGTTTGCTATAGGTTGATCTTACATGTCAACCTCATGAAGATGAACTCAGTATGACGTCAGTAATCTGGTTTTACTTgaactacaaaaaacaaaaaactgcatgAACTCTCAGAATTACATACATCACTGAAGGCACTTCTTCCTCTAAAACATTTCTTTCTAAGTTTAATAAATGACTGATTAAAACTCACTGTAGAATCCTGATTTTCCATGAAACCAATCAGATAGATACATTCcaagcatacagtatttcttggAATAGGCAGAACTCACGTGGAGACTTGGGGTCCTTGGGGCATGATCAGGGAAGAATAAGGAAAAAGGCATGTTCTGGCACTGAAGGGAAATCTGAAAGCTGTCCCAGACAAGAGGAGACTATGAAGCAGGACAGAATAGGAGATGGGAGAAGTGATTaataggagaggggagaggagaggactgCAGGAGGAGAACTCACAGGAGTGCTTGGACTCAAAAATTTGAAGTAGTAAGGTAcatatagttttaaaagtttaaaagagaaaaagattccAACTACTGTGTGTTGAACTGATTGGAATGATGAACACCAGTGACTATAAAGTAGGtggtctgtttcttttctctccttcctctcttctcttccttataTTCATTCTTTAGTCACCAATCCTTAATTCCTATTATGGGATAGACACTGGGGAATCTCCTAAATAGTACAGTCTGATTAAGGTTAGAGGCACATAAACAGATGACAATGTGATCAGTGCAGTGACTGAAATATGTATTGGATACAGTGGCTTTTAGGTAATTTTTGTTAAGCTTAAATGAGAAGGGGCAGGTGTGAAAGGGGCCCTGCACAACTGCCCCATCCAAGATGCCAAAGAGCCCCTGCAGAGTACAGGTGTAAACCAGCCCTGTGCATTCTGATTTCCCTTATCAGAAAATTTATCAGTCTCCCTTGGCCAATGGGACAGAAGTGGAAGTCTGCTAGACTTcttagattttacttttttaatgaaagaaaaaagtatcatttatgccaccacttcctcctccttcctgatTTATACATGGATATAATGCCTAGAGTAGTGGCATGAGGCTACAAACAAAATATGCTAAGAATGATAAAGCAGAGAACCTAGATAATTGAtgctttattattataatatcagCAGCAGAATGAACAGCACTTCCAGATATCTTGTTTTTCACTGCTAattggttttctgttacttgcagctgagTACTTTCCTAATATGAGGCATAAGTTAGAAGTTgtaaagcagggacttccctggtggtgcagtggataagactccacctgccagtgcaggggacacgggttcaatccctcatcagggaagatcccacatgccgtggagcagctaagctcatgtgccacaactactgagcctgtgctctagagcctgcaagccacaactactgaagcccgtgtgcctagagcccgtgctctgcaacaagagaagccaccgcaaggagaagcctgtgcactgcagcaaagaatagcccctgctcgctgcaactagagaaagcccacgtacagaaacgaaaaaccaacacagccaaaaataaataaaaaattaaatctttaaaaaaaaaaaagggcttccctggtggcacagtggttgagggtctgccttccgatgcaggggacacgggttcatgccccagtccgggaggatcccatgtgccgccgagcagctgggcccatgagccatggccgctgagcctgcacgtccgaagcctgtgctccgcgacgggagaggccacaacagtgagaggcccacgtaccgcaaaaaaaaaaagttgtaaagcAACGTGAATGAGGGGGATTGTGGTATATGCTGCTTTTTAGATACCATGTCTGTTTTTATTCTATGAATTATGTATCCATTTTAATATCCATTTTCTCATTGGGTATTTAAATATGTTATCTTAAGATTTATCAAGGTGATCCGTTTGGATTTtctatatcatgtcatctgtgaataaagtacttttacttcttcctttccaatatgtataccttccccccccccccaccttatTGCACTGACTAGAACCTACAGcacagtgttgaatagaaatggtgatgTCAGACATATCTATTCCGGTTCTAATCTTGATGGGAGAGTACTCAAAATTCACCATTTAGTATAACGTTAGCTGTAAGTTTTTATGCATACACATTATCAGATTTAGGAagttccctttttatttcttgtttgccTATAAACTTCTTTAGAAGTATTTCTTGTAGAGCAGGTCTGATGGCAGTggattctctcagcttttgtctgCCTGAGAAtctctttattttgctttcatttttaaaggatatattCACTGGATATATATTCATTCTAGGTTGGCAGCTTTTTGCTTTTAGCACTGTAGAGATGTCATTCCATTGTCTTTTGGCTTCTGTAGTTTGTTAAGAAATCTGCCATTTGTCTGATTATTCCCCAGAAAGTAATGTGCCTTTTTGCCCTGCCTGTTTTCatgattttgtctttttcagcagtttgacCATGATATACTGAAGCgtggatttctttgtttttatactgCTGTGGGTTTACCAAACtttttgaatctgtaggttgatGTCTTTcaatcaaataatatttttccatCTACTCTTTTCTCCTCTGACTCCAATTACATATTAGACCCTTTGATCATGTCTCACAAATGTGTCTTACACtcttattgtttttcttcttacttcaatttggatattttctattgCCATGGTTTTTTAGTTTCTAATTCTGTCTTCTGCTAGTAAAGCCATCTAATAAAAATTTAGTTTGCAATTGTGAAATAAccatttgtttgttattttaagattcttactctgTTGAAGTTCTCCATCTTATGTAGTCCTTATGTAGTAATTCTAATATTTGGATCTTCTTTGGGTCTGCTTCTACAgagtgttttatgttttagttctTAATTATTAGTCACTTCCTCCCACTGCTCTGAATGAATGGTAGTTTTTAATTGTATGCTGGAAATTGTAAATGACACATTGTAGAGACTCTGACTATATTGTTTTCTTCTAAATGGTGTTGGTCTTATTCTAATAATGGCAAATCTGATCCTCCTGAgacttcattttacattttgttaaaatAGACATATTTCAGCTTTGTTCTTACTCCTAGCAGATTGTCTTTATTCCTAGGGTGTGACCTTCCTGGGGTCTCAACTGGATTGCCAGGGTTTCAGAAAAGTCTCTTCATTTTGGCTGGGCCC includes these proteins:
- the CABYR gene encoding calcium-binding tyrosine phosphorylation-regulated protein isoform X4 translates to MISARPRLVVPYGLKTLLEGVSRAILKTNPPNITQFAAVYFKELIVFREGNNSLDVKDLVKLFHQIKGEKWSEGMAQEKKPECVKEPERTSTVSQEPKRMEKSTDTEEDNITAPQFSNKTTQFPSVHAELFSEPEGAPEAARAPSKPTAPENATPASPPSPAAVSPELAYVPADPAQFAVQMLGNVSPVHSDHSEILVVDVATSMPVFPEEMLSSEAAEDDVVATPVHSGEMAAVQVLSETSVHVDLGPKPKHHKAEPPMASSFPLQDEQEPPAYSQAPQVPLQAAIEVTSTTHIASIDKDEPVIEGATNVEQILEQTVIPFSDHVACLKGNEQSPPLSPILVVGETASHGSEKSVGSANFVQLESAKYDSSVHVEADGSATTVSSEISVHIEVDIFALAPGSAGQEDSWENRASQETEVKPALSGEAAQVVRSGASVRSSSGPQPPVPGLNEPEIEPE
- the CABYR gene encoding calcium-binding tyrosine phosphorylation-regulated protein isoform X3 → MISARPRLVVPYGLKTLLEGVSRAILKTNPPNITQFAAVYFKELIVFREGNNSLDVKDLVKLFHQIKGEKWSEGMAQEKKPECVKEPERTSTVSQEPKRMEKSTDTEEDNITAPQFSNKTTQFPSVHAELFSEPEGAPEAARAPSKPTAPENATPASPPSPAAVSPELAYVPADPAQFAVQMLGNVSPVHSDHSEILVVDVATSMPVFPEEMLSSEAAEDDVVATPVHSGEMAAVQVLSETSVHVDLGPKPKHHKAEPPMASSFPLQDEQEPPAYSQAPQVPLQAAIEVTSTTHIASIDKDEPVIEGATNVEQILEQTVIPFSDHVACLKGNEQSPPLSPILVVGETASHGSEKSVGSANFVQLESAKYDSSVHVEADGSATTVSSEISVHIEVDIFALAPGSAGQEDSWENRASQETEVKPALSGEAAQVVRSEDVAKKRSGFGDKGTPCGSYGIAGEITVTTANVRRAET
- the CABYR gene encoding calcium-binding tyrosine phosphorylation-regulated protein isoform X1: MISARPRLVVPYGLKTLLEGVSRAILKTNPPNITQFAAVYFKELIVFREGNNSLDVKDLVKLFHQIKGEKWSEGMAQEKKPECVKEPERTSTVSQEPKRMEKSTDTEEDNITAPQFSNKTTQFPSVHAELFSEPEGAPEAARAPSKPTAPENATPASPPSPAAVSPELAYVPADPAQFAVQMLGNVSPVHSDHSEILVVDVATSMPVFPEEMLSSEAAEDDVVATPVHSGEMAAVQVLSETSVHVDLGPKPKHHKAEPPMASSFPLQDEQEPPAYSQAPQVPLQAAIEVTSTTHIASIDKDEPVIEGATNVEQILEQTVIPFSDHVACLKGNEQSPPLSPILVVGETASHGSEKSVGSANFVQLESAKYDSSVHVEADGSATTVSSEISVHIEVDIFALAPGSAGQEDSWENRASQETEVKPALSGEAAQVVRSAIAASEAGQPPPYSNMWTLYCLTDMSQQSRPSPPPAPGPFPQATLYLPNSKEPQFLQHPPKVASPTSGMMDSKTTSAPPFILVGSNVQEAQDWKPVPQSDALKRYTAVQVPIAVPADQKFQKHTPNPQNANPPTSGQDVPRPQSPVFLSVAFPVEDVAKKRSGFGDKGTPCGSYGIAGEITVTTANVRRAET
- the CABYR gene encoding calcium-binding tyrosine phosphorylation-regulated protein isoform X2, with the translated sequence MAQEKKPECVKEPERTSTVSQEPKRMEKSTDTEEDNITAPQFSNKTTQFPSVHAELFSEPEGAPEAARAPSKPTAPENATPASPPSPAAVSPELAYVPADPAQFAVQMLGNVSPVHSDHSEILVVDVATSMPVFPEEMLSSEAAEDDVVATPVHSGEMAAVQVLSETSVHVDLGPKPKHHKAEPPMASSFPLQDEQEPPAYSQAPQVPLQAAIEVTSTTHIASIDKDEPVIEGATNVEQILEQTVIPFSDHVACLKGNEQSPPLSPILVVGETASHGSEKSVGSANFVQLESAKYDSSVHVEADGSATTVSSEISVHIEVDIFALAPGSAGQEDSWENRASQETEVKPALSGEAAQVVRSAIAASEAGQPPPYSNMWTLYCLTDMSQQSRPSPPPAPGPFPQATLYLPNSKEPQFLQHPPKVASPTSGMMDSKTTSAPPFILVGSNVQEAQDWKPVPQSDALKRYTAVQVPIAVPADQKFQKHTPNPQNANPPTSGQDVPRPQSPVFLSVAFPVEDVAKKRSGFGDKGTPCGSYGIAGEITVTTANVRRAET